The following coding sequences are from one Plasmodium knowlesi strain H genome assembly, chromosome: 9 window:
- a CDS encoding FHA domain-containing protein, putative, translated as MKGNLETIVQEENEYKEECIFTSIDIFSGPHNYLNFHYICEISFNDISFISPYHCYFFLRNQFENVDKAKANYRENVGAQFDSEVYWKVINENKATELFQSETAIYYEQGELPECRRKALENIAQVVNKMAVSDLEAISPYLGENPNWNRNKLTWMDMLQRDKFRKYEKMRENLKETGKREIVYKMNMEDVEKVQNKKMRKDFFFFGVCEKKGQNNLGRIYMSIRNDLAQNTEIYTWLLRNCNMQTDPCLVADISIEEKYLERKIIQEEDDCAYNDELVKETKRSLAGNDHFSSSGRITVEEKTQNYIFEKKEYISFGKNEQNDIICLNPSISRFHCVLFFSKDYHLYLVDVGSKSRTRLNSNLCEIHNKYKISNNDIITLGVSKRTYKVSINIDSVLSYLDKKQSEINRKMRIMSEDLENPFGEKNPLKLKISNIFYKCNENDIIDFFKDCGEIKKIHLYDVPANRAAERQKVKTDAKKSRSLKEALVEVYDKETSAKIMQKNESYLYGRKIYIIYQPLSTYKTHHAKMPPRRERSSDVQIACKRGKYRGEKITLEGGRSDRFSRRDDRGENFGAERGSPRRGECGRSGSRENRHRGECPDGRGRSRRRERSESRGRSSSSSGRRQRKRSVGSGSCAGSSSSRGGRSDSWRGSSKRRRRSERREVEDRRATQRRRNLSRSLSSSDRGSGKGSYNSSGSSGGRSGDSSSSRSSSISSDHKRRLRRKRDKV; from the exons atgaagggaaaCCTGGAAACGATCGTGCAGGAAGAAAACGAATACAAGGAAGAATGTATTTTTACATCAATTGATATTTTCAGTGGACCGCACAACTACTTAAATTTTCACTACATTTGTGAAATAAGTTTTAACGACATTAGTTTTATTTCCCCATACcactgttatttttttttgcgaaatcAATTTGAAAATGTTGACAAGGCCAAGGCGAATTATAGAGAAAATGTCGGCGCACAGTTCGACAGCGAGGTCTACTGGAAAGTAATAAACGAAAACAAGGCTACAGAACTATTTCAGAGCGAAACAGCTATTTATTATGAGCAGGGGGAATTACCAGAATGCAGACGGAAGGCGCTGGAGAATATCGCCCAGGTGGTTAACAAGATGGCTGTCTCGGATTTAGAGGCCATTTCACCCTACCTCGGCGAG AACCCCAATTGGAATCGAAACAAACTGACTTGGATGGACATGCTCCAAAGGGACAAATTCCGCaagtatgaaaaaatgagagaaaatttaaaagagaCAGGAAAGCGAGAAATTGtgtacaaaatgaacatggaAGATGTagaaaaagtgcaaaataaaaaaatgaggaaggatttcttcttttttggagtttgcgagaaaaaaggacaaaacaATTTAGGCAGAATCTACATGAGCATAAGAAACGACCTTGCCCAAAACACGGAGATATACACATGGCTCTTAAGGAACTGTAACATGCAGACAGATCCCTGCCTTGTAGCAGATATTTCGATAGAGGAAAAGTACttagaaaggaaaataatacaAGAGGAGGATGACTGTGCATATAATGATGAGCTAGTGAAGGAAACTAAAAGGAGTCTTGCAGGAAACGATCACTTCTCTTCTAGTGGACGCATAACCGTGGAGGAGAAAACACAAAATTACATAttcgaaaagaaggaatatatatcatttgggaaaaatgagcaaaatgATATTATCTGCTTAAACCCATCCATCTCAAGATTCCATTGTGTCCTGTTTTTTTCGAAGGATTACCATCTGTACCTTGTAGATGTGGGATCCAAGTCAAGGACGAGGCTGAACAGTAACTTGTGTGAAATTCATAATAAGTACAAAATTTCCAACAATGATATTATCACATTAGGGGTGTCTAAAAGAACGTACAAAGTTAGCATAAATATAGACAGTGTTTTGTCCTACCTAGacaaaaaacaaagtgaAATTAATCGTAAAATGAGAATTATGAGTGAAGATCTTGAAAACCCatttggggaaaaaaatccacTCAAATTAAAAATCtccaatattttttacaaatgtaaCGAAAACGACATAATCGACTTTTTCAAAGATTGtggagaaattaaaaagataCACTTGTATGATGTTCCTGCGAATAGGGCGGCGGAACGACAGAAGGTGAAAACCGATGCCAAAAAAAGCAGATCCTTGAAGGAAGCACTGGTTGAAGTTTACGACAAAGAAACTTCTGCTAAAATTATGCAGAAAAATGAGTCCTATTTGTACGGACGAAAAATTTATATCATCTATCAACCACTGTCTACATATAAGACGCACCATGCAAAAATGCCCCCGAGAAGAGAGCGATCTTCTGACGTGCAGATTGCgtgcaaaagggggaagtacCGTGGGGAGAAAATTACCCTCGAGGGAGGACGTTCTGACCGTTTCAGTCGCAGGGACGATAGAGGGGAAAACTTTGGTGCGGAGAGGGGGTCGCCCCGAAGAGGGGAATGTGGCAGGAGTGGTAGTAGGGAGAATCGTCATAGAGGCGAATGCCCTGATGGGCGCGGGCGAAGTAGGCGCAGGGAACGGAGCGAAAGTCGTGGAAGGAGTAGTAGCAGCAGCGGCCGTCGGCAAAGGAAGCGTAGCGTTGGCAGCGGGAGTTGTGCTGGTAGTAGCAGCAGCCGTGGGGGGCGAAGCGACTCTTGGCGAGGCTCTTCGAAACGCAGAAGGAGAAGCGAAAGAAGAGAAGTTGAAGATAGAAGGGCCAcccaaaggaggagaaactTATCTCGTAGCCTCTCCAGTAGTGATAGGGGCAGTGGTAAGGGAAGTTACAATAGTAGTGGCAGTAGTGGTGGCAGGAGTGGAGACAGTAGTAGCAGCAGGAGTAGTAGCATAAGTAGCGACCATAAAAGGCgcttaaggagaaaaagggacAAAGTATGA
- a CDS encoding apical membrane antigen 1 → MNKIYYILFLSAQCLVHMGKCERNQKTTRLTRSANNASLEKGPIIERSIRMSNPWKAFMEKYDLERAHNSGIRIDLGEDAEVGNSKYRIPAGKCPVFGKGIVIENSNVSFLTPVATGAQRLKEGGFAFPNADDHISPITIANLKERYKENADLMKLNDIALCKTHAASFVIAEDQNTSYRHPAVYDEKNKTCYMLYLSAQENMGPRYCSPDSQNKDAMFCFKPDKNEKFDNLVYLSKNVSNDWENKCPRKNLGNAKFGLWVDGNCEEIPYVNEVEARSLRECNRIVFEASASDQPRQYEEELTDYEKIQEGFRQNNRDMIKSAFLPVGAFNSDNFKSKGRGYNWANFDSVNNKCYIFNTKPTCLINDKNFFATTALSHPQEVDNEFPCSIYKDEIEREIKKQSRNMNLYSVDKERIVLPRIFISTDKESIKCPCEPEHISNSTCNFYVCNCVEKRAEIKENNEVIIKEEFKEDYENPDGKHKKKMLLIIIGVTGAVCVVAVASLFYFRKKAQDDKYDKMDQAEAYGKTANTRKDEMLDPEASFWGEDKRASHTTPVLMEKPYY, encoded by the coding sequence atgaataaaatatACTACATACTATTTTTAAGCGCTCAGTGCCTAGTGCACATGGGTAAGTGCGAACGAAACCAGAAGACCACCAGATTGACCCGCAGTGCTAACAACGCTTCATTGGAAAAGGGGCCTATCATTGAGAGAAGTATACGAATGAGTAACCCATGGAAAGCCTTCATGGAAAAGTATGATTTAGAAAGAGCACACAATTCCGGGATTAGAATTGATTTAGGGGAAGATGCAGAAGTGGGAAATTCCAAGTATAGAATACCAGCTGGAAAATGTCCAGTTTTTGGAAAGGGTATCGTTATAGAAAATTCTAACGTTAGCTTCTTAACACCCGTAGCTACAGGAGCTCAGAGGTTGAAGGAAGGAGGTTTCGCCTTCCCCAATGCAGATGACCACATTTCCCCTATAACAATAGCAAACCTTAAAGAGAGGTATAAAGAAAATGCAGATTTGATGAAATTAAATGATATAGCCTTGTGTAAAACGCATGCAGCCAGCTTTGTCATTGCAGAGGATCAAAATACATCTTACAGACATCCAGCTGTTTATGacgaaaagaataaaacatGTTACATGTTGTATTTGTCAGCGCAAGAAAATATGGGTCCACGATACTGTAGCCCAGATTCACAAAATAAAGACGCCATGTTTTGCTTCAAGCcagataaaaatgaaaaatttgacAACCTGGTGTATTTAAGCAAAAACGTAAGTAATGATTGGGAAAACAAGTGCCCGCGTAAAAATTTAGGAAACGCAAAATTTGGATTATGGGTGGATGGGAACTGTGAAGAAATACCATACGTTAATGAAGTGGAGGCAAGGAGCCTACGGGAATGCAACCGAATCGTTTTCGAAGCTAGCGCTTCAGATCAACCACGTCAGTACGAAGAAGAACTGACagattatgaaaaaatacaagagGGATTTAGACAAAATAATCGGGACATGATTAAAAGTGCCTTTCTTCCAGTGGGTGCATTTAACTCAGACAATTTTaagagtaaaggaagaggatATAACTGGGCAAATTTCGATTCTGTAAATAATAAGTGTTACATTTTTAATACCAAACCTACGTGTCTCATTAatgacaaaaatttttttgcaacaacAGCGTTATCTCACCCTCAAGAAGTAGACAATGAATTTCCATGCAGCATATACAAAGATGAAATTGAAAGAGAAATTAAGAAACAGTCGAGAAATATGAATCTGTACAGTGTTGATAAGGAACGGATTGTCTTGCCAAGGATATTTATCTCCACCGATAAGGAGAGTATCAAATGTCCATGTGAGCCTGAACACATTTCCAATAGTACCTGCAACTTTTACGTTTGTAACTGTGTAGAGAAGAGAGCagaaattaaggaaaataaCGAAGTTATcataaaggaagaatttaAGGAGGATTATGAAAATCCGGACGGCAAACATAAGAAGAAGATGCTACTAATTATTATCGGAGTAACTGGAGCTGTTTGTGTCGTCGCAGTAGCCTCCTTGTTTTACTTCAGGAAGAAGGCTCAAGATGATAAGTATGATAAGATGGATCAGGCAGAAGCGTACGGAAAAACCGCCAATACTAGGAAGGATGAGATGCTCGACCCCGAGGCGTCCTTCTGGGGAGAGGACAAGCGAGCCTCCCACACCACGCCTGTTCTGATGGAGAAGCCTTACTACTGA
- a CDS encoding LEM3/CDC50 family protein, putative yields the protein MRIPRRDGDISKMRKQLSYKKSARCVKWLHKFVQWYRMEKVVGPIWVPTYCSIIVFLLFLFLFNLLLGIAILIISSKYIECRIPYEYKSQAYTKYSIVKVTPEHCKGNENLKELKGPINIHYEISGVEQNHYRFLTSFKKEQLHGDLFLQEKELSECFPLITYEQNGIRKILHPCGILQWNVFTDSYIFYDKEPDESPFPTPLPLKQMPEDITIKYYRKFFKNPTREIINLHKKNIYFWMDEDVQLQILQEHAETNDKLVVLPQTLKYKKAGKAVENSHFMNWVIPSAFNYVKRLYAKFDGPLVFPFYIYIENNFKISDTKIIVISNADFYLNTTLIGIFFIITAVFAFLLSLLYFIRMKKHQFM from the coding sequence ATGAGGATCCCTAGACGGGATGGGGATATTTCCAAAATGCGGAAACAGTTGAGTTACAAGAAAAGCGCGAGATGTGTAAAATGGCTACACAAATTTGTGCAGTGGTATagaatggaaaaagtggTAGGACCGATCTGGGTGCCCACATACTGCTCAATCATAgtgtttttactttttctgtttctctTCAACCTTCTCCTTGGTATAGCCATCCTCATAATCAGCTCAAAATACATCGAATGCAGAATCCCTTATGAGTACAAAAGTCAAGCCTATACAAAATATTCTATCGTTAAAGTAACGCCTGAACATTGTaagggaaatgaaaatttaaaagaactCAAGGGACCAATAAACATCCATTATGAAATTTCTGGAGTGGAGCAAAATCACTACCGTTTTTTGAcaagttttaaaaaagaacaactaCATGGAGATTTGTTtttacaagaaaaagaacttaGTGAATGTTTCCCTTTAATTACATATGAGCAAAATGGGATAAGGAAAATACTACACCCTTGTGGCATACTACAATGGAATGTATTTACAGAtagctatattttttatgataaGGAACCAGATGAATCTCCATTCCCAACTCCTTTGCCATTGAAACAAATGCCTGAAGATATCACCATCAAATATTATCgaaagttttttaaaaatccaACTCGTGAAATTATtaatttgcacaaaaaaaatatatacttttgGATGGATGAAGATGTTCAATTACAGATATTGCAGGAGCATGCTGAAACGAATGACAAGCTAGTTGTCTTGCCGCAAactttaaaatataaaaaagctGGGAAGGCAGTTGAAAATAGCCACTTTATGAACTGGGTTATTCCTTCTGCTTTTAATTATGTTAAACGATTATATGCTAAATTTGATGGCCCCTtagtttttcccttttacatTTATATCGAAAATAACTTTAAAATCAGCGACACGAAAATTATAGTCATTTCGAATGCAGATTTTTACCTCAATACCACTTTGAtcggaatattttttatcatcaccGCCGTTTTCGCATTCCTCCTGTCTTTGCTGTACTTTATCCGTATGAAGAAGCACCAGTTTATGTAG
- a CDS encoding RNA (uracil-5-)methyltransferase, putative: MRKRRLLLIASLLLFYAKGISCVRNITTPSCRPLLLFVTKKRKGRTKRNYKMDDNKEAIIAMGSQNLIRNGSSNVYLSLNNYAGNFSDDYSNGTMKESNANTKLVRSNVLSIFSYTLKYMNKKRLNKWLRNNIKAPFYDTFVPRNKPLAYIRFKCQEDLKVFEKMIENKRIYPNDSLSVIKINKFSKYAQKRKFLQENQPDGKDNDGHKVDDDHSGGEDYRGDNNSSEKRAKRQRMDKSAEDNMKREVETEDELPDLQTVIKMNKAQKSKSIENFVTPFYKYPYEDQIKIKHQFLQKCRDQILTNLRNKWEKQSILFGDMEADLPDDELHMGSTGEASTGGSASAGAPSNMHGGNPTSSNNSEKKNKKNETSRDSCFNKTVLCDVKPSGSISREFSVDKKMKNYEFEVDGPLFPDERGINGYRNKCEFTISYDENNNVEIGFVTGKMKTDVNDTGEDKNGTDDNNCNFSEHNISNSASPINESQSTKLRNKKQKQAYYLNPIVKSVDNCVHIHACMKEVVQEMKSIIKDSNYPVFDRVYKTGVWRILVVRFNSRKELMITVQTYSLDQKKKKEIKKLLINRLTKKKDEACMSFADYKVVSLYLQEHENSNDSTSQSPNEHLWGMEYLEEIILNNRFLLTPSCFFQVNHTSCEILYKKVIDYINISEKKKNYIFDLCCGTGTISICAANELKGKDVHIVGIDICEDSIICANKNAEMNKIKNYKFIQGRVEELFANEIKNVSEKNSNVIIIVDPPRSGLANSVLNILSSNQLIGQIIYVSCNPITLISNVTHVLFQNENLRMKNLVFVDMFPHTFHLECITNIVKG, encoded by the exons ATGAGGAAGCGTCGCCTCCTTTTAATAGCCTCTTTGCTTCTTTTCTACGCAAAAGGGATTTCCTGTGTACGAAATATAACTACGCCAAGCTGCAGGCCCCTCCTTCTGTTTGTtacgaagaaaaggaaaggaagaacaaaaaggaactaCAAAATGGACGACAATAAGGAAGCCATCATTGCCATGGGGTCACAGAACCTCATAAGAAACGGCAGCAGCAACGTGTATCTTTCATTAAACAATTACGCAGGCAATTTCTCAGACGATTACTCGAATGGCACTATGAAGGAAAGTAATGCGAACACCAAACTGGTGAGAAGCAACGTTCTGAGCATTTTCAGCTATACActaaaatatatgaataagaAGAGACTGAACAAATGGCTGAGGAATAATATTAAGGCCCCTTTCTATGACACCTTTGTGCCTCGAAACAAACCCTTAGCATACATTCGCTTTAAGTGCCAAGAAGATTTGAAGGTTTTCGAAAAGATGATAGAAAATAAGCGCATCTACCCGAATGACAGCTTGTCagttattaaaataaataaattttccaaGTATGCTCAGAAGAGGAAGTTCCTTCAAGAGAATCAGCCCGATGGGAAAGATAACGATGGGCACAAGGTCGACGATGATCACAGTGGAGGTGAAGATTACCGGGGAGATAATAATAGTAGTGAAAAAAGAGCGAAGAGACAAAGAATGGACAAATCTGCGGAAGATAACATGAAGAGGGAGGTAGAGACGGAGGACGAACTGCCAGATCTGCAAACAGTTATCAAAATGAATAAGGCACAAAAGAGCAAAAGCATAGAGAACTTTGTAACTCCCTTTTATAAATACCCTTATGAAGatcaaattaaaattaagcaccaatttttacaaaaatgcagAGATCAAATTTTGACAAACTTGAGAAataaatgggaaaaacaaagTATACTTTTTGGGGACATGGAAGCTGACCTCCCCGATGATGAACTCCATATGGGCAGCACGGGCGAGGCGAGTACCGGTGGGAGCGCCAGTGCAGGTGCCCCGTCGAACATGCATGGAGGGAACCCCACGAGCAGTAATaacagtgaaaaaaaaaataagaaaaacgaaacaaGCAGGGATAGCTGTTTCAACAAAACTGTCCTGTGTGATGTGAAGCCGAGCGGCAGCATCAGCAGGGAATTTTCCgtggacaaaaaaatgaaaaattatgaatttgAGGTTGATGGCCCTTTGTTTCCGGACGAAAGAGGAATCAATGGATACCGTAACAAATGCGAGTTCACCATTTCGTATGacgaaaataataatgtggAAATTGGGTTTGTCACAGGGAAGATGAAGACAGATGTTAATGATACGGGTGAAGATAAAAACGGTACCGATGATAACAACTGCAACTTTAGCGAACACAATATTAGTAACAGCGCCTCTCCCATAAACGAGTCACAGAGCACAAAACTGAGAAACAAGAAGCAGAAGCAGGCGTACTACTTAAACCCCATCGTTAAGAGCGTCGACAACTGTGTGCACATTCATGCCTGCATGAAGGAGGTAGTGCAGGAGATGAAGAGCATAATTAAGGATTCCAATTACCCGGTCTTCGACAGGGTGTACAAAACAG GCGTTTGGAGAATCCTCGTCGTGCGCTTCAACAGCCGGAAGGAGCTCATGATCACTGTACAGACTTACTCACTGGatcaaaagaagaagaaggaaataaagaaactGCTGATAAATAGGCtcacaaaaaagaaggacgAAGCGTGCATGAGCTTCGCTGACTATAAAGTTGTTTCACTTTATCTACAGGAACATGAAAATTCGAATGACTCGACAAGCCAATCCCCAAATGAACACTTATGGGGAATGGAATACTTAGAGGAAATCATTCTCAACAATCGTTTCCTGTTAACACCGTCCTGTTTTTTTCAAGTAAATCATACCAGCTGTGAAATTCTATACAAGAAAGTAATTGATTACATCAACAtcagtgagaaaaaaaaaaactatatatTTGACTTGTGCTGTGGCACGGGCACCATAAGTATTTGTGCCGCGAATGAACTGAAGGGGAAAGACGTACACATCGTTGGCATCGATATTTGCGAAGATAGCATTATttgtgcaaataaaaatgcggaaatgaataaaattaagaatTATAAATTTATTCAAGGGAGAGTGGAAGAATTATTTGcaaatgaaattaaaaatgtgtcTGAGAAAAACTCCAACGTGATAATTATTGTGGACCCCCCCAGAAGTGGCTTGGCTAATAGCGTCCTAAACATTCTAAGTTCCAACCAACTGATTGGGCAAATTATTTACGTATCATGTAACCCAATAACGCTGATTAGCAACGTAACGCATGTATTGTTTCAAAACGAAAACCTGAGAATGAAGAACCTCGTTTTTGTGGATATGTTCCCACACACCTTCCACCTGGAGTGTATCACCAATATAGTTAAGGGGTAG